A genomic window from Nicotiana sylvestris chromosome 11, ASM39365v2, whole genome shotgun sequence includes:
- the LOC104213312 gene encoding uncharacterized protein At4g15970-like isoform X2 yields MSPLPREEYRLEKVLKNAAMEDKTVILTTLNEAWAVPNSVVDLFLESFRIGDHTRRLLNHLVIIALDEKAFTRCLSLHIHCYALVTEGVDFSKEAYFMFPDYLKMMWRRIDFLRVVLEMGYNFVFTDADVMWFRDPFPHFYKDADFQIACDHFSGKPDDVGNRPNGGFNHVRSNNRSIEFYKFWYSSQEMYPSLHDQDVLNNIKNDSFIRDIGLKMRFLDTAYFGGFCEPSKNLSEVCTMHANCCFGLESKLHDLRILLQDWKSFLSLPPAQKILSAVSWRVPQNCSLDSLRRYAPPPLDVEELNRRRRLVRNL; encoded by the exons ATGTCTCCGCTTCCTCG TGAGGAGTACAGGCTTGAGAAAGTATTGAAGAATGCAGCTATGGAGGATAAAACAGTGATCTTAACGACTTTGAATGAAGCGTGGGCTGTTCCGAATTCAGTTGTTGATCTATTTCTTGAAAGTTTTAGGATCGGAGATCACACCCGTAGGCTTTTGAATCATTTAGTCATTATCGCACTTGATGAGAAGGCATTCACTAGATGTTTGTCTTTACATATTCATTGCTATGCACTAGTGACTGAAGGGGTTGATTTTTCAAAGGAAGCTTATTTCATGTTCCCTGACTACTTGAAGATGATGTGGAGAAGGATAGACTTTTTAAGAGTGGTGCTTGAAATGGGATACAACTTTGTCTTCACG GATGCTGATGTCATGTGGTTCAGAGATCCCTTTCCTCACTTTTACAAGGATGCAGACTTTCAGATAGCATGTGATCATTTCTCAGGCAAACCTGATGATGTGGGGAATAGACCTAATGGTGGTTTCAATCATGTGAGGTCGAATAACAGATCAATTGAATTTTACAAGTTCTGGTATTCGTCACAAGAAATGTATCCAAGTTTGCATGATCAAGATGTTCTTAACAATATCAAGAACGATTCCTTCATTAGGGACATTGGTCTCAAAATGAGATTCTTGGACACTGCATACTTTGGTGGATTTTGTGAACCTAGCAAAAATTTGAGCGAAGTTTGTACAATGCATGCTAATTGCTGTTTTGGACTGGAAAGCAAACTTCATGATCTAAGAATCCTGCTTCAGGACTGGAAAAGCTTCTTGTCATTGCCACCAGCACAGAAGATATTGTCGGCAGTATCATGGCGAGTTCCACAAAACTGCAG
- the LOC104213312 gene encoding uncharacterized protein At4g15970-like isoform X1, with translation MLTDFLPSKTITTTAAAANSSLVARRIATVALVLAAASFSCFVLYRAGENVGFRIPDSFITSRVTPNVSASSDSEEYRLEKVLKNAAMEDKTVILTTLNEAWAVPNSVVDLFLESFRIGDHTRRLLNHLVIIALDEKAFTRCLSLHIHCYALVTEGVDFSKEAYFMFPDYLKMMWRRIDFLRVVLEMGYNFVFTDADVMWFRDPFPHFYKDADFQIACDHFSGKPDDVGNRPNGGFNHVRSNNRSIEFYKFWYSSQEMYPSLHDQDVLNNIKNDSFIRDIGLKMRFLDTAYFGGFCEPSKNLSEVCTMHANCCFGLESKLHDLRILLQDWKSFLSLPPAQKILSAVSWRVPQNCSLDSLRRYAPPPLDVEELNRRRRLVRNL, from the exons ATGTTAACTGATTTTTTGCCGTCGAAGACAATTACTACTACAGCTGCTGCTGCGAATTCCAGTTTGGTTGCTCGTCGCATCGCTACGGTAGCGCTTGTCCTAGCTGCCGCTTCTTTCTCTTGTTTCGTCCTTTATAGAGCCGGTGAAAATGTTGGCTTCCGCATCCCTGACTCCTTCATCACCTCACGTGTAACCCCTAATGTCTCCGCTTCCTCG GATAGTGAGGAGTACAGGCTTGAGAAAGTATTGAAGAATGCAGCTATGGAGGATAAAACAGTGATCTTAACGACTTTGAATGAAGCGTGGGCTGTTCCGAATTCAGTTGTTGATCTATTTCTTGAAAGTTTTAGGATCGGAGATCACACCCGTAGGCTTTTGAATCATTTAGTCATTATCGCACTTGATGAGAAGGCATTCACTAGATGTTTGTCTTTACATATTCATTGCTATGCACTAGTGACTGAAGGGGTTGATTTTTCAAAGGAAGCTTATTTCATGTTCCCTGACTACTTGAAGATGATGTGGAGAAGGATAGACTTTTTAAGAGTGGTGCTTGAAATGGGATACAACTTTGTCTTCACG GATGCTGATGTCATGTGGTTCAGAGATCCCTTTCCTCACTTTTACAAGGATGCAGACTTTCAGATAGCATGTGATCATTTCTCAGGCAAACCTGATGATGTGGGGAATAGACCTAATGGTGGTTTCAATCATGTGAGGTCGAATAACAGATCAATTGAATTTTACAAGTTCTGGTATTCGTCACAAGAAATGTATCCAAGTTTGCATGATCAAGATGTTCTTAACAATATCAAGAACGATTCCTTCATTAGGGACATTGGTCTCAAAATGAGATTCTTGGACACTGCATACTTTGGTGGATTTTGTGAACCTAGCAAAAATTTGAGCGAAGTTTGTACAATGCATGCTAATTGCTGTTTTGGACTGGAAAGCAAACTTCATGATCTAAGAATCCTGCTTCAGGACTGGAAAAGCTTCTTGTCATTGCCACCAGCACAGAAGATATTGTCGGCAGTATCATGGCGAGTTCCACAAAACTGCAG